tatatatatatatataaatacataatcgTTGGGGTTCGGTTTGTAGGGgttatgtttgtgtgtgcacacgtATATGccttttttcttacaaaattggGCTCGAATTCTATCTCCCACTTTGTcctctaatgttttaaatttaatgccCGAGTGGGAATCTCCCCTCACACCAGGCACTAGATGTTTTCTGCAAGAAGGTGTGGgcaggggacttctctggcagtccagtggttaagactctgtgcttccactgcagggggtgcaggtttgatccctggttggggaactaagatcccacttgctgcgcagccagaaaaaaaaaaaaaaaaaaggaaggtgtgAGCAGCATCCTCAAGTATTCTAGCCCACGGCTGGCCACCAAAAGCTGACTCCCCAGCACACCTGTTAATGAGACCCAGAATGAGGTTCCCAGAAGACACAGGGGACAAGGGAGCAGGTTAAATGGCACCACGAGGGAGCAGAGTCGAACCCCAAACGGAGACATTCCACAGAACAAAGACCCAGTTTCTCCAACAAAtgatggcaagaaaaaaaaaaagagaaagaggaccGTTATGGTCCAGGggtctgcaaactttttctgtaaagggtcagatagtaaatctCTTAGGTTTTATGTACAAGCACAGCAATAGTTCACAATCATGCTAGCTAATGCTTAGATGCAACCTACACGTATGCCGGACTCTGTTAGAACTGCTTCACACGTcataactcatttaaccctcctGACAACCTGATGAGGTGGGGCTGTTATTATCTGCATTTCACACATGAGGAAGGGCAAGCCTAGAGAGCTGAAGTCACCGGTGAAAGATCACAAAGCAATCGAGAAATAACAGGAGTTAATGTTCAATCATGGCCAGCATTTGCTTAATCTTTCTAACAGCCCTATGAAGTAGATGTGGTTTTCACCTGTTTCCTAGATggagaaatggaagcacagagagggtagGTGaggtgtccaaggtcacacagctaataggttGCAGAAGGGGATTCTAGCTCCAGAGTCTGGGTCCTTAACCTGCCCTTCCCCAGAGAGGTTACAATGCCTCCTGCAAGGAAAGTCCTGGGGAGGGCCTAGAATACTAGAATACTCCAAGATAAGATTTTCTTTTAGCTTAAACTTTGAATTGATAATCCATTTACCTGATTCAGAAAGGTAGACTGAAAAGTCCCCCTCCCACTCTGGTGCCCTGGCCTGCCAGGTCTGAGACACCCAGGTCACCACTGTTACTAGATCCTTCTGTATCCTTCCAGAGTTCCTTTAAGCAAACATAAGTATAATATCCTTATTCTCAGCCTTTTTATACACTAatgcaggggttggcaaactttgagctgcaggccaaatctggcctgtcaccttttttttttttttttttactgaaatacagttgatttacaatatcatgttatcaagttagtttcaggtgctgttgcctatttttgtaaataaagttttattggcagaCAGTCATGCTCATTCATTgatgtattatctatggctgctttcaagcAGAGCTGAGTGGTTGTGACACAGACCCTAGgactgaaaacatttcctatttagccctttaagaaaatgtttgctggggaattccctggtggtccagtggttagggctccacacgtccactgaagggggcacgggttcaatccctggttggggaattaagagcccacaaggagcaaaaaaaaagagaagaaaagaaaagaaaaagtttgctgaccactGGACTAAAGGAAGAAGCCATACTCACCTTTCTGCAgtttgctttttccacttaacCATATACCCGGAGACCCCAGAACATAAAGAAGGTCCTCATCCTTTCTTACAGCTACGTAGTATTCCACCATGTGACTATAGTTTATGTGTAGCTGCTTCCCCCACCGTGAAACACTTGGGAGGTTGCCAAGGTTTCCCTCCACTAACGGTGCTGCAATTTGATATACCGGCCACTTCCCACATGGGAAGTGGAtgtctgtaggataaattcccagaaatggTTTTGCTGAGTCTGGGTTCCCAGGGCAGTGGGGCGGTAAAGGGTATCTGTGGGTGAATCCTCTGAAATGCAGCAGGTGGTATACAAGTGGGTATTTTTCTGGGCAGATCTTCAAAGGGCAAAGGGTTGGTGACAGTGGTTGGACCTGGGACTCAAGCACAGGGTTGGAGGTTTGGTTCTGGGAGGTCCCAGGCCTGTGGCCCAGGCTGGGCACTAACCAAGGTCGTCAGCGAGCCTTTGGCCTTCCTCAGTGGGCACGACACGCTCGTCCTCCAGGTCACACTTGTTCCCCACGAGGATGACTTGAGCATTGTCCCAGGAGTAGGTCTTGATCTGCGTGGCCCTGTGGAGTTTGAGGGGCTGTGTTAGGCCAGAGATTAGGGTCAGGGGGAGAGGGTGAAGGTCAGGGGGTCAGTGGTCAGCAAGCACTCACCAGTCCTGCACGGCGGCAAAGGACTCCTGGTTGGCGACGTCATACATGAGCAGGAAGCCCATGGCTCCGCGGTAGTAGGCTGTGGTGATTGTACGGTAGCGCTCCTGGCCTGCCGTGTCCTGGGCACACAGTGGGGTCAGGCGTCTAGAAGCCACTctattccccaccccacccctgcaggcCCCTGTCTGAGGCTCCAGTCTCCCAGCCTTATAGCCCCAGTTTGATGAGCAAGACATGGATCTGCCCTCACAGCCCCCCGGTCTAATGGGAGAAACATGGGCCTGCCCGTGTAATCTCTAGTCTATTAGTGGAGACATGTCCCCTGTCCTTGAGGGGTTCCCAGTCTGAGGGGTCAGTGGCCTTTCAAAGACTTGTAAGCCCTTCTGACCTcatctccaagaaccagcttcaTGACCACAAATAAGAACcacgtgaaaaaaaaaagaaaaaaaaaaaaaaagaaccacatggGCCAGAGGCTACCACCTTGATGCAGAGAGCCTGATACTCGTTACCATGACAATCATTACCAGCAGGCGCTTTGGGAAAAAGAGCATGGCTCTGAAGAGGCTCAGTGGGGGCCTCTGGGCTTGCCCCGAGAGGGTACCCAAACCTCTTCTCCATTGGTCACCAGGTCTTCTAACCCAACTTGGGTTAGTACTGTCTCCCCCTCAGACCCTACAGGGCAGGGCACATCCCCCTCATTCTGATGAATTCACCTCATAGATAATAACCCCTGCTACTCTTCACACCTACTCCAAGCCCCCTCCTCGACTCTGGACACTTGTCCTCACCCAGACCCTCCCCACAGCCCTACACCCTCTCCCGGATTTCCCTGGAGgaaccccagcccctgcctggccaGCAGACCCCCAGACAGCCGCCTGGCCCACCCAGATCTGCAGCTTGATCCTCTTGTCGTGGCGGTAGACGGTCTTGACCTTGAAGTCGATGCCCACAGTGCTGACAAAAGCGGGCGTGAAGGAGTCGTCGGCGTATCGGAACAGAAAGGACGTCTTGCCCACGCTGCTATTACCGATGAGCAGCAGCTTGAACATGTAGTCGAAGTTCTGGTCTGCTGCATCCCGCTGGCCCGTGGGGGGATCTCCAGCTGACGCCATCTTGGCACGgagcctcctgggaggggagggctggagccctgtagggaaaaaaacccaccaggaATGGCTCCAGTGTCTACACCAGACCTGGActcaaatccctgctctgccacttggaAGCCGACAGACCCTGGATGCGTCActggccctctctgggcctcagtgtcctcttctggaaaatggggatgttTGTCAAATGCAAGGGCCCAGGTTGGGGATGCCCCATCTGGCCACGGAGGAACCAGACCCTGCGGAAGGTGCAGGTGTGGACTTTGCCCCAGGGTGAGCAGCTGGTGTGGCCCAGGTgtgagctggggggagggggggttgcCAGCTGGATAAAGTCCCCCTCAGGGCCTGGGTGTTGACTTTGGCAGGTGTTGGCCACCTGCCTGCCCCCACCCAAGCCAACTTTAACTCCTTCCCTGATCCCCATGGGGAGGGGGCTTTCAGTGGATACACTGCAGGTTTAAAGCCCAGCTCTACCACCACATGGGTACTGCCACCTTCTGTTTGTCAAAGGGGCCGGGCCCATCTCCCTCCCAGTAGGGCTGACTCACCCCAGCCCCGGCTTCAGCCCACGGAGGCCAGAATGACAGTCCTCAAATGCAAGACCACCCTCAGCCACCACCACGACCACCTGGTCCTGCCTTTCCTGGCAATCTGTCCCCGCGGCTGGGCTGCTTCATTTGGATCCAGCTCACCCCCTCAGCCCTtatggcctcagtttccccagctgtttATGGCTGCTCCCTGAGCCTCACAGGGAGGCTCCAGAAGGCCTGGGTGGATGGGAACAACCAGCATAGGAACCCCTGGCAAAGCCATTTCTCAACTGCCCCGCGGGGCTTTTTTCCACTTTAAAGGAGGACCCAACTAGCCCCCCTTTCCTGCCCAGCCCTCCGCCCCACCCCGTGTTCCGGGAGAACGAGTttgaggaggggaagagaaaggcaggaagCCTTTCCCCATGCAGGGCAGGGCCGCCGGTATGggggcccccgccccgccccatccCCCAGCCTCAGCCCACCTGTCAGCCGGTCCCACCTCTTTCTGACAATCTGCCGACTCTCCCTCAAGCCTGCCACTAGGTAAGGGACCCCGGAGGGCTCGGTACTGTCCCCCATCACTAGATGTGGGGCGCCCCAGCAGGTGCAGGGGAGCTCAGGAGCTTCTTCCCATCACCATATGGTCCCATCTCTTGTCCCCGGCTGGGCTGTCTGCTCCGCCCGCGCCCCATTAACGCTCCCCGATGAGCCCAGCTGGGTGGGGGCGAGGGAGGAGGCGTCCCCCGCTGCCTGCCTTTGTTCCCCAGGCCCCGGGCCTCCCCCTAAGACCCTGTCCCCCCCAAGACCTGCTGGGACGCGGAGGCGCGGGTTGGGGTGCGCTCCCTCCGACGGGGTCACCTCGCGTGGGGACGCCGCCCTCAGACGTTCCGCCTCCGAACTCGCTGCGACCCGGCCCTGGCTGCGACCCGGACCCCGCAGCCGCAGCCGCCACCGCTGCCCGCAGCCACCCGGATCCCGCGCCGGCCCCGCCCAGGCGTGGGAGGAGGGGCCCCTCTCGGGGAAGGGCGGGGCGGGACCGGGGCGGGGCCTGTGGAGACCGCGGATtggtgggcgggggcgggggaggggctggaagtCGCACCGCGCGCGCAGCTATCAGTTCCCtgacaataaatatttcattttcactaaCCATACGTGGAGTTCCTACTACGTGCACAGCATCTAAGCTAAGGAGCTCCTACTACGTGCACGGCAGCTAAGCAGCACGGACTCTGGAGCCGGGTTCgaatctcagctccaccactttCTAGCGTTGTCGCTTTGGACATGTTAACCTCCCTGGGTCTCATTTTCCCCATCCGTCACGTGGTCGATAACGAGGgtacccacctcacagggttgtgtAAGGGTTCTGATCTGAGTTAGTGTTTGTAACATGCAGCGCCTGACCTAAACTGGGCTAGAGCCTTTCCCAAATACCCTTAAGGGCCCTTAGAATTAACCACCCCCACCacgacccccccccccaccaccaccgcctgttacagataaagaaactggagATCAGAGAGGGACAGACacttgcctgaggccacacaaTTTGGCAACCAGgcccagctgaggtcccagacTTTTCTTCAAGCCAACAGAAGAGAATCTGCAGTTATAACAGTTcaggcttgggacttccctggcggtccagtggttacgattCTGtaattccactgcagggggcacaggttctatcccctggttggggaactaagatcccacatgccatgaagcgtggccaaaaatttaacacaaaacaaaacacagttcaGGCTTTGTTGGGCTTCAAATCCCAACAACTGCGCCTGAAGCCACTTGCTGAATTTTTCTGAGCTCCCATTGCTTCATGGAACAATGTTAGCCACCTCTAAGGGCTGTTGTGGACAAACTGAGATGATGTGTATCAGTCAGGAAGGGATGGCATATGCTCAGTAACAAGCTGCCCTATAGTCATCATGGCATCTAACATCCAAGGTTTGTTTCTCTCACACCGGTCATTGCAATGAGGGGAAGATGTGGCGAATCACATACTGGCTTGTATACTTCTCTTTGGAAATGACTTTGCTCACatttcactggccaaagcaagtctcaTGGCCACCCCCGATGTCAATGGGGTGAAAAATATGATTGTCCTCTAGGGATCAGAACCAGCTGTTGTTACAATAATACATGATCTGTGCAGTGGTTAGCGCcacacctggcacacagtgggtgctcaacaAATGGGCACCATTATAGGAAGAGCTTAAGGGCTGCAACAACTAACTCTCCAAATCATCATGCCACATGAATGGGGAAACGGAATCCCTCAGCTCTACCCTTGCCTGCCCCTCCCGCTGCTTCCCAGTTGGAGAAAAGTGACAGCAGTCATTTCCAAAGAAGTGtttattgacatttggggccccAGCAGAGACAGAGAGTCAGTGGGGGCTAGAGGCTCCTGAGGCCCAGGGCGAGGCCTACAAGATGAAGCCCATTGCTCAGGAGGCAGCCCAGATTGCAAATGGAAGATAGGCCATGGTAGCGGAAGAAGATCTGGCGGAGGGCACTGTACTTGGGGTCCTGCTCCCGCAGCTGACGATAGGGGTCTGAGCCCTGGTGGCTGCCCAGCACCTCCCCGCCCAGGCCCCGCTCCTTCTCCATGGTCTGCAGGGCCCACATGGCGGCCGTGGTGCGGGGTTCCAGCCAGCGGGCGTTGATGGTGGCCAGCATGAGGCTCAGAAGCAGCAAGCAGAGCTGGTAGGGCAGCAGGAGGACAAGGTGAGCCATGCCTGGGAGACAGCAGGGGCCCTAGGGAGGGTCCTTCTGCATCCTCAAAGCCCAGAGGGGAATGGGGGACAGGATTGGGTCAAAGCCAGGCCTCCCCACTCCAACCTCAAACCCAAACAGAGCTCCAGCTCTCATACCCTGAAACCTGCAGCTCCTAAGGAAAGGCTCTGCCACTATCTCCTCTCTCTACcactgtctcctctctctcccccaaacCTCCTAAGCCTCCTCTCCTCTGATACCCTGACTGGAACTTTCCAGAATACAGCCTGTCTCCTACCTTCCTCTGTTCCCCTAAACTGAGGGTATCTCAGGGCAGAGCCTCTCTTCCCTGAATTGGGACAGAGCACCATAACTGTCCCCTCATTTCCCCAAAATAGAGAGCCTAAGAGAGGGCCCATCTCCTTTGTGGCCCCAGCCTAGACCCTAGAAGCTGACACTGGGTCCAGAGGGAGTGAATTAAAAGTCCTCGAAGTTCCAATTACCCATAATCCCTCCTGTGTCTGTGGGATTATTGAAACCCCTGTCAGGTCTCACCTGCCCACATCTGAGGGACAtaatgggggcagggggagggcaagATAGAGAAATATGAGATGCACAGATAGTTCCTTGCCTTGTGGCTGGGAAAAATGTGTGGATGAGGGTGGGGGACTGTAAATTCCCAGTCAGGCTGGTTTTTAAACACTGAGCTGGGGTCAGTGCCCCAGCCCAGCTGAGTCACCACAGCTTGGCTGCAGGCCCAgccagggggaggagagggagcaaCAGCCAGCAGAGAGACACTGCGGAATAGTCAGGGCTGCCAGGGATGGTTGTACAGGCTGTGCACTGCTCAAGGGTATCCAGAACCCAGCTTTGTATACACCAGGAAGAAGGGGCAGTTTGGGGGGTTTCATTTTACTTCTCACAAAGGTGTAGCCATAGGTGCTCAGTGTGGTCCTGGGAATGAATCTCCAGAGGGTAGTGGAGCTCAAGCTGTCATACCTGGCTGGCCTCCCAGAATGTGAGCTGAGCCCCGGCACGCTGTGAGGCCAAGATGCAGAGGTTGACGAAGGCACAGCCCATGGAGATGTGAAAGTAGAAAGGGAAGAGTTTGCTCTGCACCAGGCCGAAGGTATGCCGGGGAAGGCCTCGGAAAAGCAGGAAGCCTGTGGGGTGCAGGGGACGACATGTCTGTTAGGACACTTCCAAGTCCCCCTCTCATCCCTGTCCCCACCTTAGGCACTCATGATATCCAGGCCGAGGGTCCCTACCTGAGACGAAGGTCACCCACATTTGCATGCCCCAGGCCCCTGACAAGACCAGTAGATGAACCACCTTAGTCAGGCTTTCCGGGTTCCCACCTTCCTCCATCTTGCGGGCCTGGGAAGGAGGCACCAGGTGGTCAGAGTTTTACCTTTGCCCTGTGGCCTTCAGACCCTGTGAGCCTGCACAAGGCCAGGGTCATGGTCTATCCAGCAGAGATCCAGGGATGGTAGCCCAGGAATGGCGGTGCGGAAGACCCATAGCACTTCTGTGATGTCCCCCGACTCCATCTCTCCAAATGTCAGCCCTCAAGATCTTAGGCTCTCTGGACCCCAACATCCATGCCACCTCTGAGACCCCCAAATTTCAGCCCCAGCAGCTCAAGCTCGAAGCCCTAGATCCTCAGAGATCACCCCAGTGACTCCCAAATATCACCCCAGGGACTGAGTTCTGATATCAAAGACTACTCTTTTCATGACAGGATCCCAGGTATCACTATGAAGATTCCCAAAGCACCTCCTGGAGACGCCATCTAATCCTGAGAAACCCTAAATCTCATCCCGAGGACACCGACCCCACCACTGGACCCGGGCCTCGACCTGCAGCACTCAAGAGTCCGGGGCCGGATCTAAGGGGGTCAGGCGGGCCCGAGGACACCGACCCCACCACTGGACCCGGGCCTCGACCTGCAGCACTCAAGAGTCCGGGGCCGGATCTAAGGGGGTCAGGCGGTCTGGGCTTGGTACCTCACTCTCGCGCTCCGCGGTGGCCGCGGACCTCCTCGGCCACCTCCCCTCGTGGGACCAAGAATTCGTCCCGCCTCCCAGCTAAGCCAGAAGCCAATCGGATCGGAGATCTGTACCTCCTGTACCGCCCTCTTAGATATTGACTAATCGATGAACGGAATCCCGTCCACTCCTCGGGATTTCACCCAATTACACCGCGGCTCCTAAGATCTGCGGAAGCGGAAAGGCGCCAATGAGGTCTTCGGCTGCATCGGCGGGGGCGGAGCTAAAATGCCAGCCACACCCCTCTCTGTGACTATACTTTTGGGCTCCGCGCGTTTTAATAGGATGGTGTCTCCACGGGATCAAATTTCAGCGTCACAGCTGGGGACTGGCTTCGCGGTCCCTGATGGGAGAGCAGGAGCAGGTGGTGTGTGGTAGGTGGGGGTGGAAGGGGATCGGGAGCTTGGCGAGCGCAGGATTTAAGGCCCCGGCGGGCGGGGCGCAGGACTCAAGGCCCCGGCGGGCGGGGCCCAGGCAAATGACCCCGCCCCGTTCCTTCAAGAATTCTATCGGGAAGGACTGAGGGAAAACAGGTgatgtgggagggggagggggaggggaggggaggggaggggaagggaggggaggggaggggcaggggaggggaggggaggggcaggggaggggaggggagggggggctcGACTGGGGGCCTGCCTGCAACTGACAGAAATGCATCTTGCCTTTCCCCTCCAAGTCTCCCAGGGCTCCTATGAGTCCCAAGTCCCAAGTCCTCAGTGTGATGTTCAAGGACAGACACTAAGCTTCCCACTACTGCATATCAGGCACTGGCATGGATTAATTTACTTAATCACAACAACCCAGTAAGGTGGATAGTATGACATCCCATTTTTATAGTTGGGGACAATGAGGCATGGAGAGGTTTAGTAACTCCTCCAACATCGCACAGCTGGGAAGGGGcaaagctaggatttgaacctgggccatCTAGCTGGAGGGTCTCCTTGCTTAATCATCATGCTGTACTGCCTCTGGAAGTGAGGACCTCCCTGAGGCGGTGACTTTTGAAGTGGTAGCTTAGAACAGTTCAGGCAGAATAATAACTCCTACATCACAGGGTGGGTGTGAACACCCAATGAGGGCTTAGGGTGGTGCTCAGCACTCAGCAAGATGCTCAGAAAATATGAGCTTAAAAAGGGATTAAGGAAGATTTTACAGAGGCAATGCTGAGTAGGGTTTTGAAGGGTATGTAGGAGTCTTCCAGGAGGACTGGGTTAGGGGAAAGATACCAGAGGGCCCAACAAGGACAAAAGAACAGAAAGGCGTATACTGTGGCCTTTCTGGCTGACTGTGACCCATGGCAAGTTGCCCTTCACCTGGAAGTTTTTCCAGACAGACCTCCCCCAGGTTTCTCCAGCTGTGCCAGCCCTGACTACACTGGAAGGACAGGGGGTGTGGCTGTGAGACCCAGAACTGAGTTCTTTCCTGTTTCCAGCCTCACCTAGTACAGGCCTGGGACCCCATtcagctaccatttattaaatagaTATGCTCTGCCTCTCCTGCCCACATTCTATGTCTCCCATTTACTTGGGGAGCCAGTTCCCTGGCTTGGCTTGCCCTGCCTTGCTTGAACGGCCCTGCTAACCTCCTGCTGCTTCCTTTTGGACCCTGCCTCCAGCCACCCTGACTTGACCTGCAAAGAGCACCTGGTTGCAGACTTCCAAGTTTTTGCACACGCTGTTTCCTGCCAGGGATGTCCTTCCTTTAGGGCCCAATGttaagatctttttttcttttaggctcGTCTCAGACCTCACTGACTCCTGTGGGATCTTCTAGGTCCTTCTCACTGCCCATCCTAACCCCTGGGGCTGGGATCATCTTTCACCCAGCTTTGGCTCCTATCATAAATAAGAGGCCTGTGTTCAGGGCTGAGGCCTCTCTGGGGTGTCAGAGAGGGCATGAGAGTGTCAGGACCTGGGAGCTGGTCTCAGTGCAGCCCTCTGTCCCCCCTACTCTAAGCAACCCTCTTCTGGCCCGCCTACCCCAGGACCCTGACTACTCCGTGCCTTCCTATTGCTCACCTCCGGTCACCCTCCAACGTGTGTTTGCCTGCTAATGACAAGTGTGACAAGTGCTGCGGTTCGCTGAGCGGCTGCCCTGGGGCTGGAGAGCAGGAGGGGCTGGAGTGCTCTGGGCTGGCTCTCCGGAAACCTTCACCACACACCCCACTCCCAGGCCCTTCCTCAGAAAAGACCTTGGAATATACATTTCACTGGTCCAGGACCCCAGAGCCAGAGACCTTGCAGCTGGCTGCACCCGAAAACACAGTGACAATTGGAACCTGGAGGCCAGGGAGAGACTCGGGGCTTCAGTCTCATGGGTCCCTCCCCAACTCAGACTCACAGAATCACTGTAATGACCAGGACTCTCCAAAGAGGCATCACAGCAACACTAAGGTCATCCGCACCCGGGAAACCCCTTCCTGCCGCACCTCTATCTACCGCTGCAGGGCTTAGGGAGGGAGCTGTGGGGGCAGAGTCCTCCTCGAGACCCCTCACACCCTCTGTCTTCAGCACCCCGAACAGCGCCCAGTGCTCAGCAGGCCTGTCTTGAATGAATGGAACGGATGTGCGATTGTGTGTCTTAATGAGGTCCTGTTTGTGATCGTCTCTGGATGTGACGGCCTGTGTGTCTGTGGTTGTGTGTCTGAGATGGGCATGAGTGCATGCCCTGGGTCTTATGACTTAGTGTGCACGGCTCTgtctgaggctgcgcgtctgtgGTCGTGTTTTGATGACCACGTGTGGTTGTGCGTCAGTGGCTACTGGTGCTCCTTGCAGACGTTGTTGATGCCCCTAAGGAGGAGGGCCATTCCCTGAGCGCAACCAGAGACGTGGCTCTGAAGGTGCATGCTCTCAGGGGCAGCCCATGGGCCTGCCACACAAATCCACTTCTGAGTGTTTTCAggctggggcagaggtgggggtgggggtggcggtggggtgCATGCGTATGCCTGGAGGCAGCTTTGCCTGCACTTGGGGGTCTAGGACACCCAGAACTCAGCAGACCCAAATCATGTCTGGCCCCCACACACTGGGTTGGGGTGAGCAAGGAGGCAGACCAGGGATAGATTATTACTGCTCTCATGCCCACCTTTCATAGAACCCCTGGGAGACTAGCTCTTCCAAAACCCAAGGTGAGAACCTTCCCACTCAACAAGACTGTGGGTGGGAGACATGCCAGCTCCTACCTccaccctctgccccagcctcagCGGACCCCCACTGTTGCTACCCACTCATCCCTGCCCCATTGTCAGCTGACCCTTACCCCTGACCTCGCCCACCATCCCTGTCCCTGACCTTGACCCCCtactcctgcctctgcctccgcCTCAGCCTACCGCAGCTTCTTGCCCTGTCCCCCCTCAACCAGACCCTGAGCCTCTACTGACCTCTGCCCTGACCttgcccctgcccccaacccctcccaGCCTCGGCTGACCCTCACCTATACTCACAATTAAGTCCACCGTGATGATTCCCGAATCCCAGAAGCTTCTGAGATGTGAACTGGAGTCACTCAGGTGTCAGCTACAGGCCCAGACCAAGGTGAGCCACCTCAGCTCCGCCCCCAGCAGTTGTTTCCCCCCCCTACTCCACCCCTGCTCTcacccccaggcctggcctcttCCTCCAGGCTTTCGAGTTCCTAAACCACTCAGTGACCATGTTGAAGGACAGCTGCCTGCAGCAAATCAAGATCCAACAGCTTGAAGGTGAGAACTGGCCAAAG
This genomic interval from Phocoena sinus isolate mPhoSin1 chromosome 3, mPhoSin1.pri, whole genome shotgun sequence contains the following:
- the TMEM205 gene encoding transmembrane protein 205, whose amino-acid sequence is MEEGGNPESLTKVVHLLVLSGAWGMQMWVTFVSGFLLFRGLPRHTFGLVQSKLFPFYFHISMGCAFVNLCILASQRAGAQLTFWEASQLCLLLLSLMLATINARWLEPRTTAAMWALQTMEKERGLGGEVLGSHQGSDPYRQLREQDPKYSALRQIFFRYHGLSSICNLGCLLSNGLHLVGLALGLRSL
- the RAB3D gene encoding ras-related protein Rab-3D, which gives rise to MASAGDPPTGQRDAADQNFDYMFKLLLIGNSSVGKTSFLFRYADDSFTPAFVSTVGIDFKVKTVYRHDKRIKLQIWDTAGQERYRTITTAYYRGAMGFLLMYDVANQESFAAVQDWATQIKTYSWDNAQVILVGNKCDLEDERVVPTEEGQRLADDLGFKFFEASAKENINVKQVFERLVDVICEKMNESLEPSSSPGSNGKGPALGDTLLPHTSSCPC